A window of the Cicer arietinum cultivar CDC Frontier isolate Library 1 chromosome 6, Cicar.CDCFrontier_v2.0, whole genome shotgun sequence genome harbors these coding sequences:
- the LOC101497774 gene encoding embryogenesis-associated protein EMB8, giving the protein MATTRSFVGPTPFLLSSPYKSALIKSLHLPSSPTSFSPLHVSTSSTISADHHQQPHPSFEILGGARDRFLPSLSHVTRPYHPFPLIAWNRHIETIFASFFRSLPDVRLRRECIRTKDGGAVALDWVSGDDRLLPPDAPLLILLPGLTGGSGDSYVRHMLVRARSKGWRVVVFNSRGCGDSPITTPQFYSASFLGDMREVVSHVSARYPNANLYGVGWSLGANILVRYLGQESQNCPLSGAVSLCNPFNLVVADEDFRKGFNKIYDKALSNALCKIFNKHALLFEDIGGEYNIPQAANAKSVREFDDGLTRVSFGFKSVDDYYFNSSSSDSIKHVQTPLLCIQAANDPIAPSRGIPREDIKENPNCLLVVTSKGGHLGWVAGDEAPLGAPWTDPLVIDFLQFLETEEAAKSTQTCSNPGDNKETLYHLQV; this is encoded by the exons ATGGCAACAACAAGGTCATTCGTGGGACCCACAccatttcttctttcttctccATACAAAAGTGCACTAATCAAATCCCTCCACTTGCCATCTTCTCCTACCTCTTTCTCCCCACTCCACGTCAGCACCTCTTCCACAATCTCGGCCGACCACCACCAACAACCTCATCCCTCCTTCGAAATCCTCGGAGGCGCACGTGATCGTTTCCTCCCATCTCTCTCTCACGTGACTCGTCCTTACCACCCTTTCCCCCTCATCGCTTGGAACCGCCACATCGAAACCATTTTCGCCTCGTTTTTCCGATCACTCCCCGACGTCAGACTCCGCCGTGAGTGCATAAGAACTAAAGACGGAGGAGCCGTCGCTCTCGACTGGGTTTCCGGTGACGACCGTCTCTTGCCACCTGATGCTCCACTCCTCATTTTGCTG CCAGGTTTAACTGGAGGTAGTGGTGATTCTTATGTGAGACACATGTTAGTTAGAGCTAGAAGTAAAGGTTGGCGTGTTGTTGTGTTCAATAGTCGTGGCTGTGGAGATAGCCCTATTACTACTCCCCAG TTCTATTCAGCATCATTTTTAGGAGATATGCGTGAGGTTGTTTCTCATGTCTCAGCTAGATACCCCAATGCTAATTTATATGGTGTTGGTTGGTCACTTGGAGCAAACATTCTTGTTCGTTACTTGGGTCAG GAATCCCAAAATTGTCCTCTTTCTGGCGCTGTATCATTGTGCAATCCATTCAATTTGGTTGTGGCAGATGAGGACTTCCGAAAGGGATTTAACAAAATTTATGACAAGGCTCTTTCTAACGCACTCTGCAAGATTTTCAACAA ACATGCTTTACTCTTTGAAGATATTGGTGGTGAATATAACATTCCACAGGCAGCCAATGCCAAGTCTGTTAGGGAATTTGATGATGGATTGACCCGCG TTTCTTTTGGATTCAAGTCTGTGGATGATTACTACTTTAATTCAAGCAGTTCAGATTCCATAAAACATGTTCAAACACCTTTGCTCTGCATCCAG GCAGCCAATGATCCAATTGCTCCTTCTAGGGGAATTCCTCGTGAAGATATCAAG GAAAATCCAAACTGCTTATTAGTAGTGACATCTAAAGGTGGTCACCTGGGGTGGGTTGCTGGTGATGAAGCTCCACTTGGAGCCCCTTGGACTGATCCTTTGGTCATTGATTTCCTCCAATTTCTAGAGACAGAAGAAGCAGCCAAATCAACACAAACTTGTAGCAATCCTGGAGATAATAAAGAGACCTTGTACCATCTTCAAGTGTAG